A segment of the Desulfofundulus kuznetsovii DSM 6115 genome:
GCCACACTGGTTAAAGGAATGGGATGGGCCAGGGGAATGAGCTCCTGCGTCTTTTTGGCGGCCATGATCCCGGCCAGCCGCGCCACCCCCAGCACATCTCCCTTGGCTGCGGTGCCGCCGGCAATGATGTTTAAGGTTTCCGGGCGCATGAGCACTTCTCCCCGGGCCACTGCCTCCCGGACGGTATCCTCTTTCCCGCTCACATCCACCATATGAGCCCGGCCCTGGGAGTCAAAATGATTTAAAGTCGTTCCTTCCATAATGTTGTTTACCAACTCCTACCCGCCAATTTGAGACATGTTTTTCCGGGAGCAGGACTGCCCCTGGTTTATATTGTGATGGCCGGGCTTGTCCCGGACGGCCCGGGCCACCAGCTCAGCCAGTTCATCCCGGGTGGCACCCCGGCGCAATGGCCCTTTGAGATCAACTTCGTATTCATGAAAAAGGCAGGGCCTCAAAGCGCCGGTGGCGGTCAGGCGCAGGCGGTTGCACCGCCCGCAGAAATGATCGCTCACTGCGCTGATAAACCCAATGGTCCCCGCCGCCCCCGCCAGGCGGTAGTAGCGTGCCGGCCCGCTACCCGTCAGCTTGCGCACTTCCTGCAACTGGCCCAGTTCCTCCTCAATCCGGCCCCTGATTTCCGCCGTGGACATATAGCCTTCCCTGGAAACGGCGGCAGCTGTTCCAAAGGGCATCAATTCAATGAAACGCACGTGCAGGGGCCAGTCCAGTGAAAGACGGGCCAGATCGCAAATTTCATCATCATTAAATCCGCGTACGACCACGGTATTCAGCTTGACCGGATGAAGGCCAAGCTCTAAAGACCTCTCTATTCCCTGCCACACCGCTTCCAGACGGCCTCCCCGGGTAATATAACTGTAGCGTTCGGGTTTTAATGTATCCAGGCTGACGTTCACCCGGCGCAGACCGGCAGCCTTTAACTGGCCGGCCTGGGCGGCCAGCAGGATGCCGTTGGTGGTGAGGGCCAGGTCGTCAATTTCCGGTATGGCGGCCAGGGCCCGCACGAGATCGGTTATCCCGCGGCGTACCAAAGGCTCTCCTCCGGTAAGGCGCAC
Coding sequences within it:
- the moaC gene encoding cyclic pyranopterin monophosphate synthase MoaC; the protein is MEGTTLNHFDSQGRAHMVDVSGKEDTVREAVARGEVLMRPETLNIIAGGTAAKGDVLGVARLAGIMAAKKTQELIPLAHPIPLTSVAVDFRLQPPDRVEIQARVRTTGKTGVEMEALTAASVAALTIYDMCKAVDRAMIIQNIRLVSKSGGKSGEFRREGEKEWE
- the moaA gene encoding GTP 3',8-cyclase MoaA: MEDRYQREINYLRVSVTDRCNLRCRYCMPPQGVSVVPRKEILTLEEIVRVVEASTRVGVKKVRLTGGEPLVRRGITDLVRALAAIPEIDDLALTTNGILLAAQAGQLKAAGLRRVNVSLDTLKPERYSYITRGGRLEAVWQGIERSLELGLHPVKLNTVVVRGFNDDEICDLARLSLDWPLHVRFIELMPFGTAAAVSREGYMSTAEIRGRIEEELGQLQEVRKLTGSGPARYYRLAGAAGTIGFISAVSDHFCGRCNRLRLTATGALRPCLFHEYEVDLKGPLRRGATRDELAELVARAVRDKPGHHNINQGQSCSRKNMSQIGG